The following coding sequences lie in one Niabella agricola genomic window:
- a CDS encoding glycosyltransferase family 2 protein, whose translation MKKAPFKVALLISTYKWPEALQLVLQSVLYQSRRPDEIIIAEDGDDTRTAWCIGDFEKLHSIPVKHVYHEDRGFRKSLILNKAIKEIESDYIIEIDGDIIMHREFIADHIGAAEQGYFVQGSRTMLKEWKSKALLKAKKINRLHPLMSGLYSRFNAIRMPLFSSFFKVDPYSSHNVKGCNLAFWKADYVKVNGYYSGFEGWGWEDYEFGERLINVGVKKKRLKMAAIGYHIFHPLSSRANFVPNELIYRETVQYKYTYRPNGYVEA comes from the coding sequence ATGAAAAAAGCTCCTTTTAAGGTCGCATTATTAATCTCAACCTATAAATGGCCGGAAGCCTTGCAGCTGGTATTGCAAAGTGTTTTGTACCAAAGCCGGAGGCCAGATGAGATCATTATTGCGGAGGATGGCGACGACACACGCACGGCATGGTGTATCGGTGATTTTGAAAAACTGCACAGCATACCGGTAAAGCATGTATATCATGAGGATCGGGGTTTTCGTAAAAGTCTGATTCTGAATAAGGCCATAAAAGAGATTGAGTCGGATTATATTATTGAAATAGATGGCGATATTATCATGCACCGCGAATTTATCGCAGACCATATCGGTGCGGCCGAACAGGGATATTTTGTGCAGGGAAGTCGCACGATGCTGAAAGAATGGAAAAGCAAAGCATTGCTAAAAGCAAAAAAGATCAATCGGCTTCACCCCTTGATGAGCGGATTATACAGTCGGTTTAATGCTATAAGAATGCCCCTGTTTTCCTCCTTTTTTAAAGTAGATCCGTATAGTTCCCACAATGTAAAGGGATGCAATCTTGCTTTCTGGAAGGCTGATTATGTAAAAGTGAACGGGTACTACAGCGGATTTGAAGGATGGGGATGGGAAGATTATGAATTTGGCGAGCGGCTGATCAATGTAGGCGTAAAAAAGAAGCGGTTGAAAATGGCAGCGATCGGCTACCATATTTTTCATCCCTTAAGCTCGAGAGCCAACTTTGTACCGAATGAACTGATCTACCGGGAAACGGTACAGTATAAATACACCTACCGGCCCAATGGATATGTGGAGGCATAG
- a CDS encoding cupin-like domain-containing protein → MQLTSLDKFDQLSPEDFKKNYYQQNKPVVIRDLARQWPAFSRWNWDYFIDIVGNKEVGVYNNVKSDSYTPINTADAYMKFGEYLEMVKKGPVELRIFLFNIFQHAPQIVSDFTWPDTYMRGFVKKFPMLFVGGQGSVTHMHFDIDLSHILHTQFLGRKRVLLFPFEEQHKLYRKPWEVLSLANFAQYYEKFDYAKFPAAKNARGYEVILEHGDTLFMPAGYWHHMEYIDAGFAMSLRALQNSVSGKLKGVWNLFGMRNIDTLMKKTAPKWWYDRKVKQLYADAAQTMR, encoded by the coding sequence ATGCAATTAACCTCCTTAGATAAATTTGATCAGCTTAGCCCGGAAGATTTTAAAAAGAACTATTATCAGCAAAATAAACCCGTGGTGATCCGGGACCTGGCCCGTCAGTGGCCTGCTTTTTCCAGATGGAACTGGGATTATTTTATTGATATTGTAGGAAACAAGGAAGTAGGTGTTTACAATAATGTAAAAAGCGACTCCTATACTCCAATTAATACGGCAGATGCCTATATGAAATTTGGCGAATACCTGGAGATGGTGAAAAAAGGCCCGGTAGAACTGCGGATCTTTTTATTCAACATTTTCCAGCATGCCCCCCAGATCGTTTCCGATTTTACCTGGCCTGATACTTACATGAGGGGCTTTGTAAAAAAATTCCCCATGCTATTTGTAGGCGGCCAGGGCTCCGTTACGCATATGCATTTCGATATCGACCTCAGCCATATTCTTCACACACAATTCCTGGGAAGAAAAAGGGTATTGCTTTTTCCATTTGAGGAACAGCACAAATTGTACCGGAAACCCTGGGAGGTGTTGAGCCTGGCAAATTTTGCGCAGTATTATGAAAAATTCGACTATGCAAAATTTCCGGCTGCAAAAAATGCCAGGGGATATGAAGTGATCCTGGAACATGGAGACACCCTGTTTATGCCAGCCGGATACTGGCACCATATGGAGTATATTGATGCCGGATTTGCTATGAGTCTCAGGGCCTTGCAAAACAGTGTGTCCGGCAAGTTAAAGGGTGTATGGAACCTTTTTGGCATGCGGAATATCGATACCCTGATGAAGAAAACAGCACCTAAATGGTGGTACGACCGCAAAGTGAAGCAGTTGTATGCAGATGCAGCGCAAACAATGAGGTAA
- a CDS encoding shikimate dehydrogenase family protein — translation MRLFGLIGFPLSQSFSKRYFTEKFEKEGIGGCRYEAFEIPSIQHLPALLQQHPELAGFNVTIPYKQEVMAFLQELDGEAASIGACNCIRIINGKLKGYNTDAAAFETTLLQQLQPHHTQALILGTGGASKAVRYTLEKLGIAYQYVSRTSAPDALGYQHLDAATMEAYPLIINTTPLGSYPKTEGKPALPYEWITPRHYLYDLVYNPPLTAFLEEGQRRGAVIKNGYDMLVGQAELSWNIWNS, via the coding sequence ATGCGACTGTTTGGTTTAATAGGATTTCCGCTAAGCCAGTCTTTTTCCAAACGTTATTTTACGGAAAAGTTTGAAAAAGAGGGGATCGGAGGCTGCCGGTATGAGGCATTTGAAATTCCTTCTATTCAGCACCTGCCGGCGTTGTTGCAACAGCACCCGGAGCTGGCGGGGTTTAATGTAACCATTCCTTACAAACAGGAGGTAATGGCGTTTTTACAGGAGCTGGACGGAGAAGCCGCTTCAATAGGCGCCTGTAATTGCATCCGGATCATCAATGGAAAATTAAAGGGTTACAATACGGATGCTGCGGCTTTTGAAACAACCTTACTGCAGCAATTGCAGCCACACCATACCCAGGCATTGATCCTGGGCACTGGCGGGGCGTCGAAAGCTGTGCGTTATACACTGGAAAAGCTGGGGATTGCTTACCAGTATGTTTCGCGCACGTCGGCGCCGGATGCGCTGGGGTATCAGCACCTGGATGCGGCAACGATGGAAGCCTATCCGCTAATCATCAATACCACGCCGCTGGGAAGCTATCCCAAAACAGAAGGAAAACCTGCGTTGCCTTATGAATGGATCACGCCCCGGCATTATTTATATGACCTTGTTTACAACCCGCCGCTGACGGCATTTCTGGAGGAAGGACAGCGCAGGGGAGCAGTGATCAAAAATGGTTATGACATGCTGGTAGGGCAGGCAGAATTAAGCTGGAACATTTGGAACAGTTAA
- a CDS encoding phosphosulfolactate synthase has product MKFNLTQMPERYVRPRTNGITMVMDKGLSIDEATSFMSVSHPHVDVLKLGFGTAVVTPNLEKKIEVYRSYDVPVYFGGTLFEAYLVRNQVDDYIAICKHFGIDYMEVSDGSISIPHAEKCGYIEKLTKHGTVLSEVGSKDATHIIPPYKWIELMKAELEAGSSYVIAEAREAGNVGIYRGTGEVREGLVQEILTQIPSEKIIWEAPQKAQQLYFLELIGCNVNLGNIPPNEVIALEAMRIGLRGDSFGLYLDNKTAF; this is encoded by the coding sequence ATGAAGTTTAATTTGACGCAGATGCCGGAACGGTACGTTCGTCCACGTACAAACGGCATCACAATGGTAATGGATAAAGGGTTGAGTATAGATGAGGCAACAAGTTTTATGAGTGTTTCTCATCCCCATGTAGATGTATTAAAGTTGGGATTTGGTACCGCGGTAGTAACCCCGAACCTGGAAAAGAAGATTGAAGTGTACCGTTCTTATGATGTTCCTGTTTATTTTGGAGGTACTTTATTTGAAGCCTATCTAGTACGCAACCAGGTAGACGATTATATTGCCATCTGTAAACATTTCGGGATCGATTATATGGAAGTGAGCGATGGCTCCATCAGCATTCCTCACGCAGAGAAATGCGGTTACATTGAAAAGCTGACGAAGCACGGAACCGTTTTAAGCGAAGTGGGCAGTAAGGATGCCACCCATATTATTCCGCCGTATAAATGGATTGAGCTGATGAAGGCCGAACTGGAAGCCGGCTCTTCTTATGTGATTGCGGAGGCCCGGGAAGCAGGAAACGTGGGCATTTATCGTGGCACCGGTGAAGTACGGGAAGGACTGGTACAGGAGATTCTTACCCAGATTCCCTCGGAAAAGATCATCTGGGAGGCGCCGCAGAAGGCTCAGCAGCTTTATTTCCTGGAGTTGATCGGATGTAATGTAAACCTGGGAAATATTCCGCCCAATGAAGTCATTGCGCTGGAGGCCATGCGCATCGGCCTGAGGGGCGATTCTTTTGGATTATACCTTGATAATAAAACCGCGTTTTAA
- a CDS encoding penicillin-binding protein 1A encodes MKKSVRIFWRIFFILFGAGILTVLLANWGVFGKMPSLAELENPTIMQASEVLAADGTLMGKYYLPNGNRSLVKYRDISPNVVNALIATEDKRFYDHAGIDLKGTLRAIFLLGKEGGGSTITQQLALALFNQRASNKALRVIQKLKEWIISVKLERNFTKEEIVALYLNAVPFSDNVYGIRNAARTWFQKEPDRLSVDEAALLVGMINGPGIYNPRRNPKLAIDRRNLVISRMVENGNLSSAEGERLSAMPMKLNYKKMDENTGYAPYFRDVLRDELKTILKDPGLKKPDGSSYSLYEDGLKIYTTINPLMQQYAEEAVYMQVPNLQRALVRQSFIKSGAVWKGRDNILLRAMKESDRWKNMADDGFSDKEIKASFYKKVPMRIFAWNASKGRDTVMTPYDSIKYHRTMVQSAFMVMDPVTGEVKAWVGGIDFKTYKYDHVNLKTKRQVGSTIKPLLYAEAIEEQNMTPESMVEDVQQNFGNGQLVPATGRTCTGRSMTMASALAWSRNCATAYIMKIVGPAQFVNFLQRINIPTKVPAFPSIALGACELSLFEMLWGYSIFGGRGFSTKPYFISRIEDRNGNVIKRFDYSVNRKEAISEATAYTMSRMMQGIVDKGTAAGLRARLGAAEMAGKTGTTNDNSDAWFMGFTPQLLGGVWVGCDDRFIRNEGKGGFGGEAARPIWEAFFKKVYADKSLGINKDEKFAEPATMENEVLSADPSQYVTSENPEPTAEGEDAGLGTEQDYMQNNNEYIGPESKPVTDEKGPVKDTTKKEPSKAVQGKPIGSADEPKKKKGFLGGLFKKKDKNKNQEGEK; translated from the coding sequence ATGAAGAAATCCGTTCGTATTTTTTGGCGAATTTTTTTCATTTTATTCGGAGCGGGTATTTTGACCGTGCTTTTGGCCAATTGGGGCGTATTTGGCAAAATGCCTTCGCTGGCGGAGCTGGAAAACCCCACCATTATGCAGGCCTCCGAAGTACTGGCAGCGGATGGCACACTGATGGGAAAATACTATTTGCCGAACGGAAACCGTTCGCTGGTAAAGTACCGTGATATTTCTCCCAATGTGGTCAATGCCCTGATTGCAACGGAAGACAAACGTTTTTATGATCATGCCGGCATTGATCTGAAAGGAACCCTGCGGGCGATTTTTTTACTGGGGAAAGAAGGCGGCGGCAGTACCATTACCCAACAGCTGGCGCTGGCCCTGTTTAACCAGCGTGCAAGCAATAAAGCCTTGAGGGTTATCCAGAAATTAAAAGAATGGATCATTTCCGTAAAACTGGAACGCAATTTTACCAAGGAAGAAATTGTTGCTTTATACCTGAATGCCGTTCCATTCAGCGATAATGTATATGGGATCCGCAATGCGGCCCGGACCTGGTTCCAAAAAGAGCCGGACCGGCTAAGTGTGGATGAAGCAGCCCTGCTGGTAGGAATGATTAACGGGCCGGGGATCTACAATCCCCGGAGAAATCCAAAGCTGGCCATTGACCGCAGAAACCTGGTAATCTCCCGGATGGTGGAAAACGGCAACCTTTCGTCCGCTGAAGGCGAGCGCCTGTCTGCCATGCCAATGAAACTCAACTATAAAAAAATGGATGAGAACACCGGTTATGCGCCCTATTTCCGGGATGTGCTGCGCGATGAATTAAAGACGATTTTAAAAGATCCGGGGTTGAAAAAACCGGATGGCTCTTCTTACAGCCTTTACGAAGATGGTTTAAAAATTTATACCACCATCAACCCGCTGATGCAGCAATATGCAGAAGAAGCGGTGTATATGCAGGTACCCAACCTGCAGCGTGCGCTGGTGCGCCAGTCGTTTATAAAAAGCGGGGCCGTATGGAAAGGCCGGGACAATATTTTACTCCGGGCGATGAAGGAAAGCGACCGCTGGAAGAATATGGCTGATGATGGGTTTTCTGATAAAGAGATCAAGGCCAGCTTTTATAAAAAAGTGCCCATGCGCATTTTTGCCTGGAATGCCAGCAAAGGGCGGGATACGGTCATGACGCCTTATGATTCCATCAAATATCACCGCACGATGGTACAATCGGCCTTTATGGTAATGGACCCGGTAACCGGTGAAGTAAAAGCCTGGGTGGGGGGTATCGATTTCAAGACCTACAAATACGATCACGTAAACCTGAAAACCAAGCGCCAGGTAGGATCTACCATCAAGCCGCTGTTATATGCCGAGGCGATCGAAGAACAGAATATGACGCCTGAATCGATGGTTGAAGATGTACAGCAGAATTTTGGCAACGGGCAGCTGGTGCCGGCCACCGGAAGAACCTGTACCGGCCGGTCGATGACAATGGCCTCTGCCCTGGCATGGTCGCGCAACTGTGCCACCGCCTACATTATGAAGATCGTGGGCCCGGCCCAGTTTGTTAATTTCCTACAGCGGATCAATATCCCTACAAAAGTGCCCGCCTTCCCTTCCATTGCCCTGGGGGCCTGCGAACTTTCACTTTTTGAAATGCTTTGGGGGTATTCCATTTTTGGAGGGCGGGGGTTTTCTACCAAGCCGTATTTTATCAGCCGCATTGAAGACCGGAATGGCAATGTAATCAAGCGTTTTGACTACAGCGTGAACCGCAAAGAGGCCATCAGCGAAGCCACCGCTTATACCATGAGCCGCATGATGCAGGGGATTGTAGATAAAGGTACCGCCGCGGGATTGCGTGCCCGCCTCGGTGCTGCGGAGATGGCCGGAAAAACCGGCACCACCAACGACAACAGTGATGCCTGGTTTATGGGTTTTACGCCTCAGTTGCTGGGCGGTGTTTGGGTAGGCTGTGATGACCGTTTCATCCGTAATGAGGGTAAGGGCGGTTTTGGTGGTGAAGCAGCACGCCCGATCTGGGAAGCATTCTTTAAAAAAGTATACGCCGACAAATCGCTGGGCATTAATAAGGATGAAAAATTTGCAGAGCCGGCTACTATGGAAAACGAAGTACTCAGTGCCGATCCGTCTCAATATGTCACTTCTGAAAACCCCGAGCCCACAGCAGAGGGAGAAGATGCAGGGCTGGGCACCGAACAGGACTATATGCAGAACAATAATGAATACATCGGACCCGAATCCAAGCCGGTAACCGATGAAAAGGGGCCTGTGAAGGACACTACCAAAAAAGAACCGTCTAAAGCCGTACAGGGAAAGCCCATCGGTTCTGCAGATGAGCCTAAAAAGAAGAAAGGATTTCTGGGCGGGCTTTTTAAGAAAAAAGATAAAAATAAAAACCAGGAAGGCGAGAAATAG